The Niallia alba genome includes a window with the following:
- a CDS encoding flagellar brake protein — protein sequence MIFIGDTLIIEPIHGESNGDQYKSRVLGIAEKSIYIEYPIHLVTNKLLFLMNGAQLRVNFVTSEGIAYLFHSEVIGRKKDNNVPMLILSLPAENQMVKIQRRQFVRIETSVDIAIHPYEKDGQFEPFTTVSLDFSAGGAAVIVPKHIRLQENSKLKVSLVLPLQNGEYNYLHLMAESKKIFDYNEHSNKMTIEFLEVDPADRQSMLRFSFDRQLSLKKKGIEI from the coding sequence GTGATTTTTATTGGAGATACATTAATTATTGAACCGATTCATGGGGAATCAAACGGTGACCAATATAAAAGTCGTGTATTAGGAATAGCAGAAAAATCGATATACATAGAGTATCCTATTCATCTTGTAACAAATAAACTACTTTTTCTTATGAATGGTGCTCAATTGAGGGTTAATTTTGTGACAAGTGAAGGGATTGCTTATTTATTTCATTCCGAAGTGATTGGAAGGAAAAAGGATAATAATGTACCAATGCTTATTCTTTCATTGCCTGCAGAAAATCAAATGGTTAAAATTCAGCGTAGACAATTTGTAAGAATTGAAACGAGTGTTGATATCGCAATCCATCCATATGAGAAGGACGGTCAATTTGAACCATTTACAACCGTTTCTTTAGATTTTAGTGCTGGTGGGGCTGCTGTTATTGTGCCTAAGCATATAAGATTACAGGAAAATAGTAAATTAAAAGTTTCATTAGTTCTGCCTTTACAAAATGGAGAGTATAATTATTTGCATTTGATGGCAGAAAGCAAAAAAATCTTTGATTATAATGAACATAGCAATAAAATGACGATTGAATTTTTAGAAGTTGATCCTGCGGATCGCCAATCAATGTTAAGGTTTAGCTTTGACCGTCAACTTTCCTTGAAAAAGAAAGGGATTGAAATCTGA
- a CDS encoding DUF5359 family protein — protein sequence MKTVERIIMKIIMFQIVFFIVGQMLHQWDFIPEIRTITQYEGVMDSNFISFLETFGR from the coding sequence GTGAAAACGGTGGAAAGAATTATAATGAAGATTATCATGTTTCAAATCGTTTTTTTTATAGTTGGTCAAATGCTTCATCAGTGGGATTTTATCCCGGAAATAAGAACAATCACTCAATATGAAGGTGTTATGGATTCTAATTTTATTTCCTTTCTCGAGACATTCGGAAGATAA
- a CDS encoding YphA family membrane protein yields the protein MMAGSIFLFCTWFLWIFTTFFMDKRNQKRTEYSIYLLLAIVLCGLNWEWQHVRFSILPLVVLVISFFYTSRLHWKKSMYCIVSSFFVMLAYITYELMAIIDPIWVFIPGVWLKASILFILVILLHRNIVCQILILSIGSMMGDIVLSFVLRSYQMNYSIGSMHFFDSFMLGMLGMISLFYLKMTLARWEQYVFMLEKERKNNV from the coding sequence ATGATGGCAGGATCAATTTTTTTATTTTGTACCTGGTTTCTTTGGATATTTACGACTTTTTTTATGGATAAAAGGAACCAAAAGCGAACGGAATATTCCATTTATTTATTATTAGCGATTGTTTTATGTGGGTTGAATTGGGAGTGGCAACATGTGCGTTTTTCGATTTTACCCCTAGTTGTATTGGTCATTTCATTTTTTTATACAAGTCGTCTACACTGGAAAAAATCTATGTACTGTATAGTTTCGTCTTTTTTTGTGATGTTAGCTTATATTACATATGAGCTAATGGCGATTATTGATCCGATATGGGTATTTATCCCGGGCGTATGGCTTAAGGCAAGTATATTATTTATACTAGTCATCCTTTTACATAGAAATATCGTTTGTCAAATCCTTATTCTGTCAATCGGAAGTATGATGGGGGATATAGTATTAAGTTTTGTTTTAAGGAGCTATCAGATGAATTATTCGATTGGCTCTATGCATTTTTTTGATTCTTTTATGCTTGGTATGCTGGGAATGATATCTCTTTTTTATCTAAAAATGACGCTTGCAAGATGGGAACAGTATGTATTTATGCTTGAAAAGGAGAGAAAAAATAACGTATGA
- the cmk gene encoding (d)CMP kinase produces MEKKISIAIDGPAAAGKSTVAKIVAEQLGYIYIDTGAMYRALTYKAINHNLNLEDEKSLINMLNETVIELFPGEQGQLIFLDNKDVTKEVRSSEVTNSVSIVSKHKLVREEMVRRQQMFAVNGGVVMDGRDIGTHVIPAAEVKIFLLASVDERAIRRHKENVLKGYESDLEQLKQEIAARDKLDSEREIAPLKKADDAIEMDTTSLSINDVVEKIMELTREKISN; encoded by the coding sequence ATGGAAAAGAAAATTAGCATTGCAATAGATGGACCAGCAGCAGCAGGGAAAAGTACTGTTGCAAAGATTGTTGCCGAACAATTAGGATACATTTATATTGATACAGGAGCGATGTATAGGGCTTTAACCTATAAAGCAATAAACCATAACTTAAATTTAGAAGATGAAAAAAGTTTAATAAATATGTTAAATGAAACAGTTATTGAATTGTTCCCAGGTGAACAAGGTCAATTAATTTTTCTAGATAACAAAGATGTTACAAAGGAAGTTCGTTCAAGTGAAGTGACGAACTCGGTTTCTATCGTTTCCAAGCATAAACTTGTTAGGGAAGAAATGGTAAGAAGACAACAAATGTTTGCAGTAAACGGTGGTGTGGTAATGGATGGTAGGGATATTGGTACCCATGTGATTCCAGCCGCTGAAGTAAAAATATTTCTTTTAGCTTCTGTAGATGAAAGAGCAATTAGAAGACATAAAGAGAATGTACTAAAAGGTTATGAATCCGATTTAGAACAATTGAAACAAGAAATTGCTGCCCGGGATAAATTAGATTCAGAGCGTGAAATTGCTCCGTTAAAGAAGGCGGATGATGCAATTGAAATGGATACGACTTCACTATCTATAAATGATGTAGTTGAAAAAATCATGGAGCTAACACGAGAAAAAATTAGTAATTGA
- the sleB gene encoding spore cortex-lytic enzyme: MNKKFLLTKIAIIFFVMTGLLAVPLHEQKVHAFSDQVIQHGAVGDDVIELQARLQYVGFYNGKIDGVFGWQTYWALRHFQYEFGLPIDGLAGAKTKEKLARATKYNEQFVKEQINRGKKFSHYGGVDLNKQKTPSPKKGTTQNQAKKQTNNKVKKPNTTAQKKKNQNGAAQKQTNNAAKPKNATENKSGQTGTNNNNTPAPQNTANTNGGENTTGKKVTAANVPNGFSQNDIQLMANAVYGEARGEPYVGQVAVAAVILNRVNSPTFPNTVSGVIFEPRAFTAVADGQIWLTPNERAKEAVLDAINGWDPTGHALYYFNPDTATSGWIWGRPQIKQIGKHIFCK; this comes from the coding sequence ATGAATAAAAAGTTTTTACTCACAAAAATAGCGATCATCTTTTTTGTTATGACAGGATTACTAGCTGTTCCTTTACATGAACAAAAAGTACATGCTTTTTCCGATCAAGTTATTCAGCATGGAGCAGTAGGGGATGACGTTATTGAATTACAAGCTAGACTACAATATGTAGGATTTTATAATGGGAAAATTGATGGTGTATTTGGTTGGCAAACCTATTGGGCATTAAGGCACTTTCAATATGAATTTGGATTGCCGATTGATGGTTTAGCTGGCGCGAAAACGAAAGAAAAGTTAGCTCGCGCAACTAAATACAATGAGCAATTTGTAAAAGAACAAATAAATCGTGGGAAAAAGTTCTCCCATTATGGAGGGGTTGATTTAAATAAACAAAAGACTCCTTCTCCTAAAAAAGGAACAACACAAAATCAAGCAAAAAAACAAACGAATAACAAAGTAAAAAAACCAAATACTACTGCGCAAAAAAAGAAAAATCAAAATGGTGCTGCACAAAAGCAAACAAATAATGCAGCAAAACCAAAAAACGCAACAGAAAACAAATCTGGTCAGACAGGAACAAATAATAATAACACTCCTGCACCGCAAAATACTGCCAATACGAATGGCGGCGAAAACACAACTGGGAAAAAAGTAACTGCAGCAAATGTTCCGAATGGGTTCTCGCAAAATGATATTCAATTGATGGCAAATGCAGTATATGGTGAAGCAAGAGGAGAGCCATATGTAGGTCAAGTAGCTGTTGCAGCAGTTATTCTCAACCGAGTTAACAGTCCAACATTTCCAAATACGGTTTCAGGGGTTATTTTTGAACCACGCGCATTCACTGCTGTTGCTGACGGACAAATTTGGTTAACTCCAAATGAAAGGGCAAAAGAAGCAGTATTAGATGCTATTAATGGATGGGATCCTACTGGACATGCTTTGTATTATTTTAATCCGGATACCGCAACAAGCGGATGGATTTGGGGTCGACCACAAATTAAACAAATAGGTAAGCATATATTCTGTAAATAG
- a CDS encoding capping complex subunit for YIEGIA — protein MNVEKYILASITTNPNKVAPGSGVFYCEDTKELETIATNLEAILDGIAHKISEEVFIIVKH, from the coding sequence ATGAATGTAGAAAAATACATTTTAGCCTCCATAACTACGAATCCTAATAAAGTTGCACCAGGCAGTGGTGTGTTTTATTGTGAAGATACAAAGGAACTGGAAACAATAGCGACTAATTTAGAAGCTATACTAGATGGGATTGCGCATAAAATCAGTGAAGAAGTCTTTATAATTGTTAAGCATTAA
- a CDS encoding YIEGIA family protein, which translates to MSNFAYPILFGVIVGTLLRIYMLRTDYRQYPTYLHGKIIHIALGFIAAGLGSVAIPSILNKDFTAVTFLTVAASQFREVRNMERNTLTELDSFEMVPRGKTYIEGIAIAFESRNYLVMFAGLVSTFGYIAFNIWTGILAAIFSAVVAKKLMSGGHLKDIVDIQYVQPTFAGAGLHVDTIYIMNIGLPERQKEVLKYGMGFILTPKNFNARTTIANLGQRQAILYDVTTALGVYRDSGTPALVPLAKRDLEDGRVAIFVLPQIQNEKKAIRIIGAVPTLENAIRMPSKREEREEELE; encoded by the coding sequence ATGAGTAATTTCGCTTATCCAATTCTATTTGGGGTAATTGTCGGGACACTATTAAGGATATATATGCTTCGAACTGATTATAGACAATATCCTACTTATTTACATGGGAAAATAATTCACATTGCCTTAGGCTTTATCGCTGCTGGTTTAGGTTCAGTAGCTATTCCATCTATTTTAAACAAAGACTTTACGGCAGTAACATTCTTAACTGTTGCTGCTTCCCAATTTCGTGAAGTTAGGAACATGGAAAGAAATACACTTACTGAATTAGATAGTTTTGAGATGGTTCCAAGAGGAAAAACATATATTGAAGGAATAGCCATTGCTTTTGAAAGTCGAAATTATTTAGTGATGTTTGCAGGTCTGGTCAGTACATTTGGCTATATTGCTTTCAACATCTGGACAGGAATCCTCGCAGCTATTTTCTCGGCAGTGGTAGCAAAAAAACTAATGTCTGGTGGACATTTAAAAGATATAGTAGATATTCAATATGTACAACCAACGTTTGCGGGTGCTGGTTTACATGTTGATACAATTTATATCATGAACATTGGTTTACCGGAGCGACAGAAGGAAGTATTAAAATATGGAATGGGGTTTATTTTAACCCCTAAGAATTTTAATGCAAGAACGACTATTGCAAACTTAGGCCAAAGACAAGCTATTCTTTATGATGTTACTACAGCACTAGGCGTTTACCGCGACTCAGGAACACCTGCGTTAGTGCCGCTAGCTAAAAGAGATCTGGAAGATGGGAGAGTAGCAATTTTCGTATTACCACAAATACAAAATGAAAAGAAAGCCATTCGAATTATCGGTGCAGTCCCAACATTAGAAAATGCTATTCGAATGCCAAGTAAGCGTGAAGAAAGAGAGGAAGAGTTAGAATGA
- a CDS encoding YpzI family protein — MGKDRQEKKLKKSNRVESDRDQALHYNGATRLQSPEEGRLLNDNK; from the coding sequence ATGGGTAAGGATAGACAGGAAAAAAAATTAAAAAAAAGCAACAGAGTTGAATCAGACCGTGATCAAGCACTTCATTACAATGGCGCAACTAGATTACAAAGTCCAGAAGAAGGCAGATTATTAAACGATAATAAGTAG
- the ypeB gene encoding germination protein YpeB: MLRGILIGVLTLGIAGVAFWGYQEHKEKNAVLLNAENNYQRAFHDLTYQVDLLHDQIGTTLAMNSQESLSPALAEVWRITSEAHSDVGQLPLTLLPFNKTEEFLANIGDFSYRTAVRDLNKEPLSEDEYKTLKKLYKEAADIQDELRNVQHLVLENNLRWMDVEMALATDKQLDNTIIDGLKTVEDKVKGYQETSFGVTSVNMEKKDENFKNLKGKTISEKEAEEIAKEFAEFKNPVEVKITENGKGSNYGFYSVTLKEEGTDVEASMDITKKGGYPIWSIVSREVKEDKISLNEANNQAVKFLKDHDFKNLALFESMQYENMGVFNFVTEIDGVKIYPDSIKMKVALDNGNVIGFAAEDYLMANTEREIKDPAISKEEALKKINKQVDIMDDGLAIILNDLNEEVLCYEFIGTLGEDTYRIYINADNGIEEKVEKLKNAEPVYEEVV; encoded by the coding sequence ATGTTAAGAGGAATATTAATAGGAGTATTAACACTCGGGATCGCAGGGGTAGCCTTTTGGGGCTATCAGGAGCACAAAGAGAAAAATGCAGTTTTATTAAACGCAGAGAATAACTATCAAAGGGCTTTCCATGATTTAACGTATCAAGTAGATTTGCTACATGATCAGATTGGTACAACTTTAGCAATGAATTCACAGGAATCCCTATCTCCTGCGTTGGCAGAAGTATGGCGAATTACTTCAGAAGCACATTCAGATGTAGGTCAACTACCATTGACACTGCTCCCGTTTAATAAAACAGAGGAATTTTTAGCGAACATTGGTGATTTTAGTTATCGGACAGCGGTGAGAGACTTAAATAAAGAGCCATTATCGGAAGATGAGTATAAAACGTTAAAGAAATTGTACAAAGAAGCTGCAGATATCCAAGACGAATTACGCAATGTTCAGCATTTAGTGCTGGAAAACAATCTCCGTTGGATGGATGTTGAAATGGCATTGGCAACAGATAAGCAATTAGATAATACCATTATTGACGGTTTGAAAACAGTGGAAGATAAAGTAAAAGGATATCAGGAAACGAGCTTTGGCGTTACAAGTGTAAATATGGAAAAGAAAGATGAGAACTTCAAAAACTTAAAAGGAAAGACAATATCAGAAAAAGAAGCAGAAGAAATTGCGAAAGAATTTGCGGAATTTAAAAATCCAGTTGAAGTGAAAATCACGGAAAATGGAAAAGGATCAAATTATGGCTTTTATAGTGTTACATTAAAAGAAGAGGGAACAGATGTAGAAGCAAGCATGGATATCACCAAAAAAGGAGGATATCCTATCTGGTCCATCGTATCCCGAGAAGTAAAAGAAGATAAGATAAGCCTTAATGAAGCGAATAATCAAGCAGTTAAGTTTTTAAAAGATCATGATTTTAAAAACTTAGCACTATTTGAGAGTATGCAATATGAAAATATGGGTGTGTTTAATTTTGTTACCGAGATTGATGGAGTAAAAATTTATCCAGATAGTATTAAAATGAAAGTGGCCCTAGATAATGGAAATGTTATTGGGTTTGCTGCAGAAGATTACTTGATGGCAAATACAGAAAGAGAAATCAAAGATCCAGCGATTTCTAAAGAGGAAGCATTAAAGAAAATCAACAAACAGGTAGATATTATGGATGATGGTTTAGCAATAATCCTAAATGATCTGAATGAAGAAGTTTTATGTTATGAATTTATTGGAACATTAGGGGAAGATACCTATCGGATTTATATTAATGCCGATAATGGAATCGAGGAAAAGGTAGAGAAATTAAAGAATGCTGAACCAGTTTATGAAGAAGTAGTTTAA
- the prsW gene encoding glutamic-type intramembrane protease PrsW yields the protein MLAIFSAGIAPGLALLSYFYLKDQYDSEPISLVMRSFITGALLVFPIMFIQYVFQAENVIPEGIWSALLTTSLLEEFFKWFILFYTAVKHADFDEPYDGIVYGVAVSLGFATMENILYLVANGLEYAIGRALLPVSSHALFGVIMGYYFGKGKFIVPRGKWLVYSLLVPFLLHAVYDYIVSLEKNWLILITPFMFYLWWLGLRKVKSARELSNEPIQKMTGT from the coding sequence ATGTTGGCGATTTTTTCAGCCGGAATAGCACCTGGTTTAGCATTGTTAAGCTATTTCTATTTAAAAGACCAATACGATTCCGAGCCAATATCGCTTGTCATGCGGTCTTTTATAACAGGTGCACTTCTTGTTTTTCCAATCATGTTTATTCAATACGTTTTTCAAGCAGAGAATGTCATTCCAGAAGGGATTTGGAGTGCTCTACTTACAACCAGTTTATTAGAAGAATTTTTTAAATGGTTTATTCTTTTTTATACGGCAGTAAAGCATGCTGATTTTGATGAGCCTTATGATGGAATAGTATATGGCGTTGCAGTGTCATTAGGGTTTGCAACCATGGAAAATATTCTATATTTAGTGGCAAATGGACTGGAGTATGCGATTGGAAGAGCTTTGCTTCCTGTATCAAGTCATGCCCTTTTTGGGGTTATAATGGGTTATTATTTTGGAAAGGGTAAATTTATTGTGCCTAGAGGGAAATGGCTTGTTTATTCCCTGCTTGTTCCTTTTCTGCTTCACGCTGTGTATGATTATATTGTATCTTTAGAGAAAAATTGGCTGATCTTGATTACCCCATTTATGTTTTATTTATGGTGGTTAGGCCTTAGAAAAGTAAAAAGCGCAAGAGAACTAAGTAATGAACCTATTCAAAAAATGACAGGAACTTAA
- the rpsA gene encoding 30S ribosomal protein S1 gives MSEELNDVVVNNYTVGDVVNGQITKVEEKQVIVAITDSKLDGIIPISELSSLHIEKASDVVSEGDQLELEVIKVEEDALVLSKRKVDAEKAWDQLEEKFKAGEVFEAEVKDVVKGGLVVDLGVRGFVPASLVEAHYVEDFSDYKGKTISFKIVELEKDKSRLILSHRAVVEEEKSKQKQNLLDSIEVGQTLTGTVQRITDFGAFVDLGGIDGLVHISQLSYDHISSPTDVVQEGQEVKVKVLSVDRNNDRISLSIKETQPGPWANIAERAEKGSVLDGTVKRIVSYGAFVEVFPGVEGLVHISQIAHKHIGTPHEVLKEGQEVQVKVLDVNEAEQRLSLSIKELTEKEVDEEEVYELPEESKGFQLGDMIGEQLKKLKN, from the coding sequence ATGTCTGAGGAATTAAATGATGTAGTTGTAAATAATTATACTGTTGGAGACGTAGTAAATGGTCAGATCACGAAGGTGGAAGAAAAACAGGTAATTGTTGCAATTACGGACAGTAAACTCGATGGGATTATACCAATAAGTGAATTATCTAGCTTGCACATTGAAAAGGCAAGTGATGTTGTTTCAGAAGGGGATCAGCTTGAATTAGAAGTGATAAAAGTAGAAGAAGATGCTCTTGTTTTATCCAAAAGAAAAGTTGATGCAGAAAAAGCTTGGGATCAACTTGAAGAGAAATTTAAAGCAGGCGAAGTTTTTGAAGCAGAAGTAAAAGACGTTGTAAAAGGCGGACTTGTTGTTGATCTTGGTGTAAGAGGCTTTGTACCTGCCTCCTTAGTAGAAGCTCATTATGTAGAAGATTTTTCTGATTACAAGGGTAAAACAATTTCTTTTAAAATTGTGGAATTGGAGAAAGATAAAAGTCGTCTTATTTTATCCCATCGTGCCGTTGTAGAGGAAGAGAAAAGCAAACAAAAGCAAAATCTCCTAGACTCAATAGAAGTTGGACAAACCCTAACAGGAACTGTTCAAAGAATCACGGATTTTGGTGCATTTGTTGATTTAGGGGGCATTGATGGATTAGTCCATATTTCTCAATTGTCATATGATCACATTTCTAGTCCAACAGATGTCGTTCAAGAAGGGCAAGAAGTAAAAGTAAAGGTGTTAAGTGTAGACCGTAATAATGATCGCATATCTTTATCTATTAAAGAAACACAACCTGGACCTTGGGCGAACATTGCAGAACGTGCAGAAAAAGGTAGTGTACTAGATGGAACAGTCAAACGTATTGTTTCCTATGGTGCGTTTGTTGAAGTGTTCCCAGGTGTCGAAGGACTTGTTCATATATCCCAAATTGCACATAAGCATATTGGAACACCTCATGAAGTGTTGAAAGAGGGGCAAGAAGTCCAAGTAAAAGTATTAGATGTAAATGAAGCGGAACAGCGTCTTTCTTTAAGCATTAAAGAACTAACAGAAAAAGAAGTAGACGAGGAAGAAGTTTATGAGCTTCCAGAAGAGTCAAAAGGATTCCAATTAGGTGATATGATTGGGGAACAATTGAAGAAATTGAAAAACTAA